The Cytobacillus firmus genome segment GACATCGATCAGCACGGAAAAATGGTGCTTTCAAATATTGAATTTACCACAACAGTCTTATGCAATATGCGCTGCGAACACTGTGCTGTCGGCTATACCCTTCAGCCCAAAGATCCTGACGCATTGCCAATCGATCTGCTTTTGAAAAGGCTGAATGAAATTCCTCTTTTAAGATCACTGAGCATAACAGGCGGGGAGCCGATGCTTTCCAAAAAGTCGGTTGAAAATTATGTTGCGCCGCTTTTGCGCTACGCACACAACAGAGGGGTCAGAACACAGATTAATTCAAATCTGACGCTTGAGTTAGCCCGTTATGAAAAAATCATTCCTTATTTGGATGTCCTTCATATATCTCATAACTGGGGAACGGAGGAGGACTTCATTGAAGGCGGCTTTGCGATGATGGAACGAAAGCCGACAATAGAGCAGCGCCAGCGCCTTTTTTACAGGATGATTGAAAACAGCAGGGAACTCGTAAAAGCGGGGGTAATGGTTTCCGCTGAAACCATGCTTAATAAACGGACATTGCCTTATCTTGAGAACATCCATAAACAGATTACGGAAGAAATGAATTGTCAGCGTCATGAGGTGCATCCTATGTACCCCTCAGACTTCGCCTCCTCATTAGAAACATTAACTCTTGAAGAAATGCGTTCAGCCATCCATCATCTGCTCGATGTCCGGAATGAGGATACCTGGATGCTGTTTGGCACCCTGCCCTTTTATGCCTGCAGCAGCGAGAAGGAAGACATGGAGCTTCTAAGAAGACTGCACTCATCCAAAAATGTGACGGTCCGAAATGATCCTGACGGAAGATCACGTCTGAATGTTAATATTTTCACGGGTGATGTCATTGTCACTGACTTTGGCGATACACCACCGCTTGGGAATATCCAGACCGATCAGCTTGAGGATATTTATCAGAAGTGGAGCAGAACGGACCTTGCCGATTCACTGAACTGTCATTGTGCCGGTGTTAAATGCCTGGGCCCTAACGTTCTTGTGAAGAACAGCTATTATAAAGAAACAAATTTTAAGACGAGACGCTCGAATATCTAAAAAAATCAGCCAGCCCCGGATATTGGGCTGGCTGATTTTTATCTCGGCCTTTCCGAAACAACAAACCCGAATGTCACATGATCCTGAATCGGAATCCAGGCACCTATTCCCTGTGAAGTGACATTCTTAATGACGATCATTTTTTTGCTGCCTTTCAGCATCAAATACACTTCTCCATACGTGACTTTCCCCTTTTCATTGATGGCAGGAGCATAGCCGTATAGATAGCCTAATCTTTTAGGCGGAATATTATAGATATGATCCTTTTTGGTGCCTGCGCCGATAATCGTTTCAAAAGCAAGCGGCAGACCTGATTTCTCCATGGCTTTGAGGAGCATCATCTTTTTAACATCCTCTGCATTGGGAACCTTGGCAGTAAGTCCCCCGCGGACAACCTTCTGGGCTTCCTGCACATAATGAATCTGGTATGGCGCCTTGCCGCCCCGGTTATCAAAATAATTCGTGTTAATCCGCTGATATTCCCAATTAGGGGAGGTTTCGGCCGACTCATAATTTAACGGCCACTGACCGAGATAGACGATCGCTCTATAGCCAAGCGCGAACGGAGTGCTGCTGACAGAGGTTTCATTCAGCATCCGGATGAGATCCGGATTTTCGATCGTAACCTTCGATGAGTCAATGAGCTGCTGAGTTAATTCGCTCGGCTGCAGTGTCGGCATATCCTGCGCAGGGTTCGGATACGTATTTTCCTTCGTTACATTCAGCACCGAATTAGGGATAGTGATTGCTTTCGGCGGCTGTTTAGCCGGCTTCTCAGCCCCTTTCTGCGCTTCTGCGGCCGGATGGAATGACAGCAATAGTATAAGACCTAAAAAAAGAATGCTTACGTATTTTTTCATGATGTCTTTCTCCTTTCAAGTCACAATCTTTTTAGGGTTGATATTAGTTTTTTCGGAGAAAGCGGATATTATCCCTCCCATGAAAAATAAGCTTTGTTTCGATTTTTTTGTAACAAAATTGTAAAAATCAGAATATTTACAAATATCAATTAATGGTTTATAATGAAATTACTAAATTAAAGGAGGGCAGTGGAAATCAACCCCACTACTATGTAAAAGGAGGAGAATCGTTTTTTTGTTAAGTCATCTGCAAGTCAGGTTAATGATCCAAAATCA includes the following:
- the yfkAB gene encoding radical SAM/CxCxxxxC motif protein YfkAB; the protein is MKTQLSRITPEYDPWEAYSDIDQHGKMVLSNIEFTTTVLCNMRCEHCAVGYTLQPKDPDALPIDLLLKRLNEIPLLRSLSITGGEPMLSKKSVENYVAPLLRYAHNRGVRTQINSNLTLELARYEKIIPYLDVLHISHNWGTEEDFIEGGFAMMERKPTIEQRQRLFYRMIENSRELVKAGVMVSAETMLNKRTLPYLENIHKQITEEMNCQRHEVHPMYPSDFASSLETLTLEEMRSAIHHLLDVRNEDTWMLFGTLPFYACSSEKEDMELLRRLHSSKNVTVRNDPDGRSRLNVNIFTGDVIVTDFGDTPPLGNIQTDQLEDIYQKWSRTDLADSLNCHCAGVKCLGPNVLVKNSYYKETNFKTRRSNI
- a CDS encoding YfkD famly protein — encoded protein: MKKYVSILFLGLILLLSFHPAAEAQKGAEKPAKQPPKAITIPNSVLNVTKENTYPNPAQDMPTLQPSELTQQLIDSSKVTIENPDLIRMLNETSVSSTPFALGYRAIVYLGQWPLNYESAETSPNWEYQRINTNYFDNRGGKAPYQIHYVQEAQKVVRGGLTAKVPNAEDVKKMMLLKAMEKSGLPLAFETIIGAGTKKDHIYNIPPKRLGYLYGYAPAINEKGKVTYGEVYLMLKGSKKMIVIKNVTSQGIGAWIPIQDHVTFGFVVSERPR